A genomic window from Prunus persica cultivar Lovell chromosome G2, Prunus_persica_NCBIv2, whole genome shotgun sequence includes:
- the LOC18785106 gene encoding LOW QUALITY PROTEIN: ABC transporter C family member 10 (The sequence of the model RefSeq protein was modified relative to this genomic sequence to represent the inferred CDS: inserted 3 bases in 2 codons) produces the protein MDAESSSKAVHIPPRLQGFSGLQMVSAIVSGCLGIVYLFLGIWTLEEKLRNTHTALPLNWWLLTLCQGFTWLLVGLTISIRGKQLPRQPSRLLSILAFLFSGIVYALLLFLVIFRKEFSVVTVLDVLSFPAATLLLLSVHKGYKYDDGYSSLDSNNLFMPLNGETNQISKDDHVTPFSKAGFFSKASLWWLNSLMKNGREKTLDNEDIPKLRKEDRAESCYLKFLEQLNKQTQIEPSSQPSVLKTIIICHLKEIFLSGFFALLKILTLSAAPLLLNAFILVAEGKESFRYEGYVLTLSLFLSKTIESLSQRQWYFQSRLIGMKIRSLLTAAIYKKQLRLSNAAKLIHSGGEIMNYVTVDAYRIGEFPFWFHQTWTTILQLCLALVIFFRAVGLATFASLVVIVLTVVCNAPLAKLQHKFQSKLMVAQDERLKASSEALVNMKVLKLYAWETHFKNAIEKLRKEEQKWLSVVQLRKAYNTYLFWSSPVLVSAATFGACYFLKVPLHANNXLHLVQNPIRYIPEVIGVVIQAKVAFERIVKFLEAPELQTTYVWKSNMENVNHSIIIKSASFSWKENLSKTTLRNISLDIRPGERVAICGEVGSGKSSLLAAILGEVPNVAGNIQALGKIAYVSQTAWIQTGTIQENILFGSAMASQRYRETLERCSLVKDLELLPYGDVTEIGERGVNLSGGQKQRIQLAHALYQNADIYLLDDPFSAVDAHTTTNLFNEYVMEALSGKTVLLVTHQVDFLPAFDSVLLMLDGEILHAAPYHHLLASSQEFQDLVNAHKETAGSERLADASSAKSTMSYREIKKKYVKKQLRASKGDQLIKQEEKETGDIGLKPFIQYLKQKSGLLYFSTAVFLHLIFVISQIVQNSWMATNVDNPDVSTLRLIVVYLLIGFSATFVLLFRSLTTVFLGLEASKSLFSQLLNSLFRAPTSFYDSTPLGRILCWVSPDLSIVDLDIPFNLVFACGAAINASSNLIVLAVVTWQVLLVCIPMFYLAIRLQKYYFSTAKELMRINGTTKSFVANHLVESVSGAITIGAFNEEERFLAKNFDIIDMNASPFFHSFSANEWFIQRLEIISAAVLASAALCMSLLPPGTFSSGFIGMALSYGLSLNISLMYSIQNQCTIANYIISVERLNQYTHIPSEAPEIVEGNRPQANWPDVGKVEIQNLQIRYRTEXPLVLRGISCIFEGGHKIGIVGRWKSTLIGALFRLVEPAGGKIIVDGIDISTIGLHDLRSRFGIIPQDPTLFNGTVRYNLDPLSQHSDQEIWEVLGKCQLRDAVQEKGGLDSSVVDDGSNWSMGQRQLFYLGRALLRRSRVLVLDEATSSIDNATDMILQKTIRTEFADCTVITVAHRIPTVMDCTMVLPISDGQIVEYDEPMKLMKREGSVFWQLVKEYWSHLQSAESH, from the exons ATGGATGCAGAGTCCTCATCAAAAGCTGTTCACATTCCTCCCCGATTACAAGGCTTTTCGGGTTTGCAAATGGTCTCTGCCATTGTTAGTGGCTGCCTTGGAATTGTCTACTTGTTCTTGGGCATCTGGACTTTAGAAGAGAAGCTGAGGAATACACATACTGCTTTGCCTTTGAATTGGTGGCTACTTACTTTGTGTCAAGGCTTCACATGGTTGTTAGTTGGTTTAACTATAAGCATCCGGGGAAAACAACTTCCAAGACAACCGTCAAGGCTGCTGTCTATCCTTGCATTCTTGTTTTCTGGAATTGTCTATGCTCTATTGctgtttttggtcattttcagAAAAGAATTTTCTGTGGTGACTGTTTTAGATGTCCTGTCATTTCCAGCAGCAACATTGCTGCTGTTATCTGTTCATAAGGGCTATAAATATGATGATGGTTATTCAAGCCTCGATAGCAATAACCTTTTTATGCCTCTGAATGGTGAGACCAATCAGATTAGTAAAGATGACCATGTTACCCCATTTAGCAAAGCTGGATTTTTCAGTAAAGCCTCACTTTGGTGGCTAAATTCATTGATGAAAAACGGTAGGGAGAAAACTCTAGACAACGAAGATATACCCAAGTTGCGCAAGGAAGATCGAGCAGAAAGTTGTTACTTGAAGTTCTTGGAGCAACTGAACAAACAGACACAAATTGAACCTTCTTCCCAACCTTCAGTACTGAAGACAATTATCATATGCCACTTGAAAGAGATTTTCCTGTCTGGTTTCTTTGCTTTGTTAAAGATACTCACTCTCTCTGCTGCTCCTCTGCTGCTTAATGCCTtcattttggttgctgaggGAAAAGAAAGTTTCAGATATGAAGGTTATGTGTTAACCTTATCACTTTTCCTTTCAAAGACCATAGAATCCTTATCGCAAAGGCAGTGGTACTTCCAATCCAGGCTTATTGGTATGAAAATTAGGTCTTTGCTCACTGCAGCCATttacaagaagcaattgaGATTATCTAATGCTGCTAAGTTGATACACTCAGGTGGTGAGATAATGAACTATGTTACAGTGGATGCTTATAGGATTGGTGAATTCCCATTTTGGTTCCATCAAACTTGGACAACTATCCTCCAGCTCTGTCTTGCATTGGTAATTTTTTTCCGTGCCGTTGGACTAGCTACATTTGCATCATTGGTGGTGATAGTTTTGACTGTGGTTTGCAATGCTCCACTTGCTAAGTTGCAACATAAGTTTCAGAGTAAGCTTATGGTGGCCCAAGATGAAAGACTGAAGGCTAGTTCTGAGGCACTTGTGAACATGAAGGTGTTGAAGCTATATGCATGGGAAACCCATTTCAAAAATGCAATAGAGAAATTAAGGAAGGAGGAGCAGAAATGGTTGTCTGTAGTGCAGTTAAGAAAAGCATATAATACTTATCTGTTTTGGTCATCTCCTGTTCTGGTCTCTGCTGCAACATTTGGAGCATGTTACTTTCTCAAGGTTCCATTGCATGCAAATAA GTTACACCTTGTTCAGAACCCAATTAGATATATTCCTGAGGTTATTGGGGTTGTCATTCAAGCCAAGGTTGCATTTGAACGCATTGTAAAATTCCTTGAGGCACCAGAACTGCAGACTACTTATGTGTGGAAGAGCAACATGGAGAATGTAAACCACTCTATTATTATCAAGTCAGCTAGTTTCTCATGGAAGGAGAATTTATCGAAAACCACTCTGAGAAATATAAGTTTAGATATTAGGCCTGGTGAAAGGGTGGCTATATGTGGAGAAGTTGGCTCAGGCAAATCAAGCCTTCTAGCTGCAATTCTCGGAGAAGTTCCAAATGTTGCAGGAAAT ATTCAAGCTTTGGGAAAGATTGCTTATGTTTCTCAAACAGCATGGATCCAGACAGGGACAATACAAGAAAACATTTTATTTGGTTCTGCTATGGCTAGTCAAAGATACCGAGAGACACTTGAGAGATGTTCACTTGTAAAAGACCTTGAGCTACTTCCCTATGGTGACGTAACTGAAATAGGGGAGAGAGGGGTCAATCTGAGCGGTGGTCAAAAGCAGCGTATTCAACTTGCCCATGCTCTCTATCAGAATGCTGATATATATCTCTTGGATGATCCATTCAGTGCTGTTGATGCACATACCACTACAAACTTATTCAAT GAATATGTTATGGAAGCACTTTCAGGGAAGACAGTCTTGCTTGTGACCCATCAAGTTGATTTCCTGCCAGCATTTGATTCTGTTTTG TTGATGTTAGATGGGGAAATTCTACATGCAGCTCCTTATCACCATCTATTGGCTTCAAGCCAAGAATTTCAAGACCTTGTCAATGCACACAAAGAAACTGCTGGTTCTGAAAGGCTTGCAGATGCCTCTTCTGCCAAAAGTACAATGTCATACAGAGAGATTAAGAAGAAGTATGTAAAAAAGCAACTTAGAGCATCTAAAGGTGACCAATTGATCaaacaagaagagaaagaaacaggAGACATAGGTTTGAAGCCATTCATACAGTATCTGAAACAGAAGAGTGGGCTCTTGTACTTCTCAACGGCAGTTTTTTTACACCTCATTTTCGTTATTAGTCAGATAGTACAGAACTCTTGGATGGCTACTAATGTTGATAATCCCGATGTTAGCACCTTGCGATTGATCGTGGTTTACTTGTTGATTGGATTTTCTGCAACATTTGTTTTACTGTTCAGGTCTCTTACAACAGTTTTTTTGGGTCTTGAGGCATCAAAGTCTTTATTCTCACAGCTACTAAACTCCCTTTTCCGTGCACCTACGTCTTTTTATGACTCAACACCTCTGGGAAGGATACTTTGTTGG GTTTCACCTGATCTGAGTATCGTAGATCTCGATATTCCATTCAACTTAGTCTTTGCTTGTGGGGCTGCCATCAATGCTTCTTCCAATCTCATAGTACTTGCTGTTGTTACCTGGCAAGTTCTCTTGGTCTGCATACCAATGTTCTATCTGGCAATTCGCCTACAG AAATATTACTTTTCCACTGCAAAAGAGTTGATGCGGATCAATGGGACAACTAAGTCCTTTGTAGCAAACCATCTAGTGGAGTCTGTTTCAGGAGCCATTACAATAGGAGCTTTCAATGAAGAAGAGCGGTTCTTGGCGAAGAATTTTGACATCATTGACATGAATGCAAGTCCTTTTTTTCACAGTTTTTCGGCAAATGAATGGTTTATCCAACGGTTAGAAATAATTAGCGCAGCAGTTCTTGCTTCTGCAGCACTCTGCATGAGTTTGCTTCCTCCTGGAACATTTAGCTCTG GATTCATTGGAATGGCACTTTCTTATGGTCTTTCGTTGAACATTTCCTTGATGTATTCAATTCAGAACCAGTGCACTATAGCAAATTACATCATTTCCGTTGAAAGACTAAATCAATACACACATATACCGAGTGAAGCCCCTGAAATAGTAGAAGGAAACCGTCCCCAAGCCAATTGGCCGGACGTAGGTAAAGTGGAGATACAAAATTTGCAG ATAAGATATAGGACAG CACCACTTGTTCTTCGTGGGATCAGTTGCATTTTTGAAGGAGGACACAAGATTGGTATTGTTGGTCGATGGAAGTCGACTCTCATTGGTGCTCTGTTTCGTCTGGTGGAGCCAGCTGGGGGGAAGATTATAGTTGATGGCATTGACATCTCTACAATCGGACTTCATGATCTGAGGTCACGTTTTGGAATAATACCTCAAGATCCTACTCTCTTCAATGGGACTGTGAGATACAATTTGGATCCCTTATCCCAACATTCAGACCAGGAAATATGGGAG GTTCTTGGGAAGTGTCAGCTTCGAGATGCTGTTCAGGAGAAGGGCGGCTTAGACTCCTCAG TTGTAGATGATGGATCAAATTGGAGCATGGGACAAAGGCAATTGTTCTATTTGGGGCGTGCTCTTTTGAGGAGAAGTCGGGTACTTGTGCTTGATGAAGCAACATCATCAATTGACAACGCCACTGATATGATTCTACAGAAAACTATACGGACCGAGTTTGCAGATTGTACCGTGATTACGGTAGCTCACAGGATACCGACTGTGATGGATTGCACAATGGTTCTTCCCATTAGTGACG GACAAATAGTGGAGTATGATGAGCCAATGAAGTTAATGAAAAGGGAAGGCTCGGTATTTTGGCAGCTTGTCAAGGAATACTGGTCTCATCTCCAATCTGCAGAATCACATTGA
- the LOC18787572 gene encoding serine/threonine-protein phosphatase 7 long form homolog, with protein MEALALAPAPALAPHTPHEPLNNLMRWPITEDLREALTRIGLGFFERFKFQMRLDCTMVNALLRHYDRNLKCFTFNGYSLYFSLVDVLLITGMPIDGRPVIGRIGKTETLFLNAFGIDPPPASLDGGRIRLSWLREHYSNNPVRPDEDGWAHYLRAYLMYVIGSYIIPDDCTGLVSAQYLGLLDNLQEVGSYAWGAAAWASLYNSLDRGIVNGLAYALMVFALEHIKPLRIKLIGETVDLPMECPLMVPWSHLLHKRLNGNTVPNFGSYMEILGNATDENFIQQPYQRLSHTLLGEGYERYALQLAKACSVTLCINYHIIVPHKPNNYARQLGFENIDLDSIAELPDVVVEVRKKGPKKDLNLADHGHFPLYINSWVGRFPLRGPRIAGLVGPPYAVELPAHDVPVHALHDDPQLPPHDEQLKSLKPKPRKRRREVLRPSSTAVPSASHQAEPSTLPAPEQLTCVEEPEGSQVVDRDTFENADAATSPSCNPPLPASQDQQSDAATVEVAEAATPPVFNSSPSIATNLESENNPSSQLLQTPIGWPHDGKLTLNWVQNLMSVFDWASRNLKPTQLPDVFPVEVFDSLVICASQILQKEANCVTIDNLASESTVVVVGDLHGQLHDLLFLLRDAGLPSENRFFVFNGNYVDRGAWGFETFLIVLAWKVFMPKRVYPLRGNHESKYCTSIYGFEKEVLTKYSDRGKHMYRRCLGCFKSLPLASLIGKHVYTAHGGVFRHIPVIPRKSKGMKSRRMAFNPESNSLSLGSFEELNKARRSVLDPSWEGSNLIPGDVMWSDPSRTPGLSFNIERGIGLTWGPDCTDNFLKKFQLKLIIRSHEGPDARKKRPSLGGMDEGYTVDHIVESGKLITLFSAPDYPQFQGTEERYKNKGAYIILEPPNFDDPVFRSFEAITPRPKADPFYNFEDVTDADEELGLASMVTSS; from the exons ATGGAAGCTCTGGCTCTAGCTCCGGCCCCAGCTCTGGCCCCTCAT actCCACATGAACCGTTGAACAATTTGATGCGTTGGCCAATAACTGAGGACCTTAGGGAGGCATTAACTAGGATAGGTTTAGGATTCTTTGAACGTTTTAAGTTCCAAATGAGGTTGGATTGTACCATGGTAAACGCTTTGCTACGACACTATGATCGTAATTTAAAGTGTTTTACCTTTAATGGTTATTCACTCTATTTTAGTTTAGTAGATGTCCTTCTCATCACCGGTATGCCGATTGACGGTAGACCGGTTATTGGCAGGATAGGGAAAACAgaaactttatttttgaatgCTTTTGGTATCGATCCTCCTCCAGCGTCTTTGGATGGAGGGAGGATTAGGCTTAGTTGGTTAAGAGAACACTATAGTAATAACCCAGTACGTCCAGATGAGGATGGGTGGGCACACTATCTTAGAGCCTATCTCATGTATGTCATTGGGTCATATATAATACCCGATGACTGCACTGGGTTAGTTTCTGCCCAGTATTTGGGGCTCTTGGACAATCTTCAGGAGGTTGGCAGCTATGCGTGGGGCGCAGCTGCATGGGCGAGCTTGTACAATTCTTTGGATCGAGGAATCGTAAACGGCTTGGCATACGCTCTCATG GTTTTTGCTCTGGAGCATATAAAGCCACTACGCATAAAGCTGATAGGAGAGACAGTGGATCTCCCGATGGAGTGTCCATTAATGGTGCCGTGGTCCCACCTTCTCCATAAACGCTTGAATGGGAACACAGTTCCCAATTTTGGATCCTATATGGAAATTCTGGGGAACGCAACTGATGAAAAT TTCATACAGCAGCCTTATCAGAGGCTTAGCCATACTCTTCTAGGGGAGGGTTATGAGCGTTATGCCCTTCAGCTGGCTAAGGCATGTTCAGTCACTCTGTGCATCAATTATCACATAATCGTCCCTCACAAACCAAACAACTATGCTAGGCAATTAGGTTTTGAGAATATAGACCTAGATTCAATAGCAGAGCTTCCTGATGTGGTGGTTGAAGTAAGAAAGAAGGGGCCAAAGAAAGATTTAAATCTTGCTGACCACGGGCACTTTCCCCTGTACATTAATAGCTGGGTTGGCAGGTTTCCTTTGAGAGGGCCGCGGATAG CTGGTTTAGTAGGTCCTCCATATGCTGTGGAATTGCCAGCGCATGACGTGCCTGTGCATGCCCTTCATGACGACCCACAACTGCCCCCGCATGATGAGCAACTGAAGTCCCTAAAACCTAAACCCAGGAAGAGAAGAAGGGAAGTTCTGCGACCTAGTTCTACTGCTGTCCCGTCAGCATCTCATCAGGCAGAGCCCTCCACCTTGCCTGCACCTGAACAGCTGACTTGTGTTGAGGAACCG GAGGGGTCACAAGTTGTTGACAGAGACACGTTTGAGAATGCTGATGCTGCAACATCTCCATCATGCAATCCTCCACTTCCGGCATCTCAAGATCAACAATCTGATGCAGCAACAGTAGAAGTTGCAGAAGCGGCAACACCACCAGTCTTCAATTCATCGCCTTCCATAGCTACCAACTTAGAATCTGAAAACAACCCATCATCACAGTTGCTTCAAACCCCAATTGGTTGGCCTCATGATGGCAAACTCACCCTCAACTGGGTCCAAAACCTCATGTCAGTCTTCGACTGGGCTTCTAGAAATCTTAAGCCGACTCAATTGCCAGACGTATTTCCTGTTGAGGTTTTTGATAGTTTGGTCATTTGTGCCTCCCAGATCCTCCAAAAAGAGGCCAATTGCGTCACCATTGACAACTTAGCCTCAGAATCCACAGTCGTCGTCGTCGGAGACCTTCACGGGCAGTTGCACGaccttcttttccttctccgTGATGCTGGCCTTCCCTCAGAAAATCGATTCTTCGTCTTCAATGGAAATTATGTTGACAGAGGTGCTTGGGGTTTCGAAACTTTCCTAATTGTGTTAGCTTGGAAAGTGTTCATGCCAAAAAGGGTGTATCCTTTGCGTGGAAATCATGAATCAAAGTATTGCACTTCTATTTATGGTTTTGAGAAGGAAGTGTTGACAAAATATAGTGATAGAGGCAAGCATATGTATCGTAGATGTCTTGGGTGCTTTAAAAGTCTTCCTTTGGCTTCCCTCATTGGTAAACATGTGTACACTGCACATGGAGGTGTATTTCGCCACATCCCTGTGATCCCCAGGAAATCAAAGGGAATGAAGAGTCGTAGGATGGCTTTCAATCCTGAATCCAATTCATTATCTTTGGGATCTTTTGAAGAACTAAATAAGGCGAGAAGATCAGTTCTTGATCCTTCATGGGAGGGTTCCAACTTGATTCCCGGCGACGTGATGTGGTCAGATCCTTCAAGGACTCCGGGTCTTTCTTTTAATATCGAGAGAGGAATTGGTTTGACATGGGGTCCTGATTGCACTGATAATTTTCTCAAGAAATTTCAACTAAAGTTGATTATCAGATCGCATGAAGGCCCTGATGCACGAAAAAAGAGACCAAGTCTTGGTGGAATGGATGAAGGGTACACCGTCGATCACATTGTGGAGTCAGGAAAGCTGATCACTTTGTTTAGTGCTCCAGACTACCCACAATTTCAGGGGACAGAGGAGAGGTACAAAAATAAAGGGGCTTACATTATCTTGGAACCCCCTAATTTTGATGATCCTGTATTTCGTAGTTTCGAAGCAATTACTCCAAGACCAAAGGCAGATCCCTTTTACAATTTTGAAGATGTGACTGATGCTGATGAAGAGCTGGGCTTGGCATCAATGGTGACCAGTTCGTGA